A genomic stretch from Corvus cornix cornix isolate S_Up_H32 chromosome 9, ASM73873v5, whole genome shotgun sequence includes:
- the AP1S3 gene encoding AP-1 complex subunit sigma-3 has product MIHFILLFSRQGKLRLQKWYTTLPDKEKKKIIREIVQIILSRNQKTSSFVDWKDLKLVYKRYASLYFCCAIEDQDNELLTLEVVHRYVELLDRYFGNVCELDIIFNFEKAYFILDEFIIGGEVQETSKKTAVKAIEDSDMLQETVEEYMNKPAF; this is encoded by the exons ATACACTTTATACTGCTGTTCAGTCGGCAGGGGAAGTTAAGGCTTCAGAAATGGTACACGACGCTACCtgataaagagaagaaaaagatcatTCGAGAAATTGTTCAGATTATTTTGTCTCGCAATCAAAAAACAAGTAGTTTTGTTGACTGGAAAGACCTCAAGCTTGTTTACAAAAG GTATGCTAGTTTGTATTTCTGCTGTGCAATAGAAGACCAGGATAATGAGCTCCTGACACTAGAGGTCGTACATCGATACGTGGAGCTCCTGGACAGATACTTTGGAAAC GTGTGCGAGCTGGATATTatctttaattttgaaaaagcttACTTTATTCTTGATGAGTTTATAATTGGTGGAGAAGTACAAGAGACTTCAAAGAAGACTGCAGTGAAAGCCATAGAAGACTCTGACATGTTGCAGGAG ACAGTGGAAGAATACATGAACAAGCCTGCATTTTAA